One genomic segment of Paenibacillus xylanexedens includes these proteins:
- the nadC gene encoding carboxylating nicotinate-nucleotide diphosphorylase, whose product MILNGYNEGLIESIKNWLREDVGAGDVTTSVTIPAGNQSKAIIHAKDNGIIAGMTVAELVFQVVDPDLVFSPKVTDGDKVAHGTILAEVEGSTHSLLTGERLALNLLQRMSGIATRTRSYVDVLDGLETRLVDTRKTTPGHRLLEKYAVRVGGGANHRFGLYDAVMIKDNHIKGAGGITEAVQRARTVIPHTMTIEVETENLEQVREALQAGADIIMLDNMHPERMREAVELIREQAPHVKVEASGNVSLQTIRGIAESGVDVISVGRLTYSFESLDISLDLNEKKEG is encoded by the coding sequence ATGATACTGAATGGATATAATGAAGGGCTTATCGAATCGATCAAAAACTGGCTTCGTGAAGATGTTGGTGCAGGTGACGTTACAACAAGTGTGACGATCCCGGCAGGCAACCAATCCAAGGCCATTATACACGCCAAAGACAATGGTATTATTGCAGGCATGACCGTAGCTGAACTTGTATTTCAAGTCGTTGATCCTGATCTTGTATTTTCACCGAAGGTAACAGACGGCGACAAGGTTGCCCATGGCACGATTTTGGCCGAGGTAGAGGGAAGTACACATTCACTGCTTACGGGGGAACGACTGGCACTTAACTTGCTGCAGCGTATGTCCGGAATAGCTACGCGTACGCGTAGCTACGTGGATGTGCTGGATGGTCTTGAGACCAGGCTCGTGGATACACGTAAGACAACGCCGGGCCACCGATTACTTGAGAAATATGCGGTGCGCGTGGGTGGCGGAGCGAATCATCGATTTGGACTGTACGATGCCGTTATGATTAAGGATAACCACATCAAGGGTGCAGGCGGAATCACCGAGGCGGTACAGCGTGCGCGAACCGTTATCCCACATACGATGACGATTGAAGTGGAGACTGAAAATCTGGAGCAGGTGAGAGAAGCCTTGCAAGCCGGGGCAGATATCATTATGCTGGATAACATGCATCCAGAGCGGATGCGTGAAGCGGTTGAACTTATTCGTGAACAGGCTCCTCATGTGAAGGTTGAAGCATCCGGTAACGTGTCTCTTCAGACCATTCGTGGTATCGCAGAGAGTGGTGTGGATGTAATCTCGGTTGGCAGGTTAACCTATTCCTTTGAGAGCCTGGATATTAGTCTGGATTTAAATGAAAAGAAAGAGGGGTGA
- a CDS encoding type III pantothenate kinase: MILVVDVGNSNMVLGVYQGRELLHHFRLSTSRQSTVDEYGVLIYNLFHMSGIRASDIEGVIISSVVPPLVNVIEAMCEKYVGKKALLVGPGIKTGLNLRYENPREVGADRIVNAVAAVEKYGGPLVVVDFGTATTFDCIDEKGHYLGGAIVPGIQIATEALYERASKLPRIELEKPKKVIGRNTIHAMQAGIIFGYAGQVDGIVERIREEMGAKPRVIATGGLATLIAEETRSIEEVDPLLTLEGLRIIYERNRER, encoded by the coding sequence TTGATTCTAGTTGTAGACGTGGGGAACAGCAATATGGTGCTCGGCGTATATCAAGGCCGGGAATTGCTGCACCACTTTCGTCTGAGTACATCACGTCAGTCAACAGTGGATGAATACGGCGTATTGATTTATAATTTATTTCATATGTCCGGCATCAGGGCAAGTGACATCGAAGGTGTCATCATCTCATCTGTGGTTCCGCCACTGGTGAATGTAATCGAAGCGATGTGTGAGAAGTATGTAGGCAAAAAAGCTTTGCTCGTTGGGCCTGGTATCAAAACTGGCTTGAATCTGCGATACGAGAACCCTCGTGAAGTGGGTGCAGATCGTATTGTTAATGCAGTGGCAGCCGTTGAGAAGTATGGCGGCCCTCTCGTCGTGGTCGATTTTGGTACTGCAACGACCTTTGACTGTATTGACGAGAAAGGTCACTACCTGGGGGGAGCTATTGTACCTGGCATTCAGATCGCCACTGAAGCGCTCTATGAGCGTGCATCCAAGTTGCCTCGTATAGAGCTGGAGAAACCTAAAAAGGTCATTGGCCGTAATACTATTCATGCTATGCAAGCGGGTATTATATTTGGCTATGCAGGGCAGGTAGATGGTATTGTAGAACGTATTCGCGAGGAGATGGGAGCGAAGCCCCGAGTTATCGCGACGGGTGGTCTCGCTACACTTATCGCAGAAGAAACCCGTAGTATAGAAGAAGTTGATCCGCTGCTTACGCTTGAAGGGCTGCGTATTATATATGAGCGGAACCGGGAAAGGTGA
- the hslO gene encoding Hsp33 family molecular chaperone HslO → MAIRQRRLNDLENNNKHDRLIRGTAMNGKVRAFAIQTTELVEELRRRHDTFPTATAAMGRTVTTAAIMGAMLKGEEKLTVQVNGDGPIGQIVADANAKGEVRGYVSNPHVHLPSNSVGKLDVAGAVGTEGFINITKDLGLKEPYRGSVPIISGELGEDFTYYFAQSEQTPSAVGVGVLVDTDNSVIVSGGFIMQLLPGLTDPEITAIENAISTLPPVTTLLEQGLELEELLRRLLPDVQVMEGLDIHFSCECSRERVEKTLISLGQTEMEQLIEEEGQAEVVCQFCNEAYDFNKEQLETILEQAKN, encoded by the coding sequence ATGGCGATACGCCAAAGGAGGCTGAATGACTTGGAAAACAACAACAAGCATGACCGGTTAATTCGTGGTACAGCAATGAATGGAAAGGTAAGAGCCTTTGCTATCCAGACTACGGAACTGGTTGAGGAACTACGCAGAAGACACGATACGTTTCCCACGGCTACAGCTGCCATGGGGCGTACGGTTACAACAGCAGCCATTATGGGTGCAATGCTCAAAGGTGAAGAGAAGTTAACGGTACAAGTCAACGGTGATGGGCCCATTGGACAGATTGTAGCTGATGCCAATGCGAAAGGCGAAGTACGAGGATATGTTTCTAATCCGCATGTACATTTGCCAAGCAATAGTGTGGGAAAACTGGACGTTGCAGGCGCAGTTGGAACGGAAGGTTTCATCAACATAACGAAGGATTTGGGACTGAAAGAGCCATATCGTGGCAGTGTGCCTATTATTTCAGGAGAACTGGGCGAAGACTTCACGTACTACTTTGCTCAATCGGAGCAAACCCCTTCTGCTGTAGGCGTTGGTGTGCTCGTTGATACGGATAATTCCGTTATTGTCTCAGGTGGATTCATTATGCAGCTGTTGCCGGGATTGACAGATCCAGAGATCACGGCGATCGAAAACGCCATTAGTACGTTGCCGCCAGTGACGACGTTGCTGGAGCAGGGACTTGAATTGGAAGAGTTGCTTCGCCGATTGTTGCCAGATGTACAAGTGATGGAAGGATTGGATATTCATTTTAGCTGTGAGTGTTCACGTGAGCGGGTAGAGAAGACACTAATCAGCCTGGGCCAAACGGAGATGGAGCAATTAATTGAAGAAGAGGGCCAGGCTGAAGTGGTCTGCCAATTCTGTAATGAAGCCTATGACTTTAACAAAGAACAACTTGAGACCATCCTAGAGCAAGCCAAGAACTGA
- a CDS encoding peptidyl-prolyl cis-trans isomerase, which produces MTRQEKGLWTAVIVLTLGMLVMGSVMAMHGLRQGKDEADASHDANTEEGSTVATINGEVITDKEWTDALKRRYGSELLLQMLNRKAVFAEAIERKLIVTPQEIARELAAAMDGYDSEKSYFDEMKSQLGLSKQELELEAGYRLLLEKIATIGIQIKDADIEHYWTEHREDYVSPEKYDLSIIVVKEEAEADSLLDALEKGEDFEEAARKQSTDSFSRDAGGRLGWIERNDPFQSEEILQLAAGLDVGDIAGPVRVEEGYVIIRLNDKEERQVQSAEEVREEIRMQLALSQADPLPQVEQMLRNKYEAVILSEIPAS; this is translated from the coding sequence ATGACAAGACAGGAAAAAGGGTTGTGGACGGCTGTAATTGTCTTGACGCTAGGTATGCTGGTCATGGGTAGTGTGATGGCTATGCATGGTCTCAGACAGGGCAAAGACGAGGCAGATGCATCCCATGATGCTAATACGGAAGAAGGAAGCACCGTAGCGACGATCAACGGAGAAGTTATCACGGACAAAGAGTGGACCGATGCGCTGAAAAGACGCTATGGCAGCGAGTTATTACTCCAGATGTTAAACCGTAAAGCAGTATTTGCCGAAGCAATTGAACGCAAGCTGATCGTCACTCCCCAAGAGATTGCAAGAGAACTTGCCGCCGCGATGGATGGGTACGATTCAGAGAAATCATATTTTGACGAAATGAAGTCTCAATTGGGCCTGTCGAAACAGGAACTTGAGTTGGAAGCCGGCTACAGGCTGCTGCTTGAGAAAATCGCAACGATCGGCATACAGATCAAGGATGCAGATATTGAGCATTACTGGACTGAACACCGTGAGGATTACGTTTCCCCCGAGAAATATGACTTGTCCATCATCGTAGTGAAGGAAGAAGCCGAAGCCGATTCCTTACTGGATGCGTTGGAGAAGGGGGAGGACTTTGAAGAAGCTGCTCGCAAGCAATCGACAGACAGCTTCTCTCGTGATGCTGGTGGGAGGCTGGGGTGGATTGAGCGGAATGATCCATTCCAGTCAGAAGAAATCCTTCAACTTGCTGCCGGGCTGGATGTAGGCGATATTGCCGGACCGGTTCGAGTGGAAGAAGGTTATGTTATTATCAGACTTAATGATAAAGAAGAACGCCAGGTGCAGTCGGCCGAAGAGGTTCGTGAGGAGATTCGAATGCAACTGGCTCTGAGTCAGGCTGATCCGTTGCCGCAGGTAGAGCAAATGCTGCGTAACAAGTATGAAGCCGTAATCCTGTCCGAGATTCCGGCCTCCTGA